A window of the Clupea harengus chromosome 8, Ch_v2.0.2, whole genome shotgun sequence genome harbors these coding sequences:
- the hbegfb gene encoding heparin-binding EGF-like growth factor b, which yields MFHFKIVFRRQSFKTRIGFDSMFFYILVFFRLCSCASIDLHEGDTPRSVGTYSSGSDRRTTLGVEMYRSEGYETETDYRAVPTAHTVEMRTTDRTNYLSNPCLDTDKNLCIYGTCQYHWELNETYCKCQPGFSGMRCHHIIMEMTKQTHGYDLTTVLPIIAVALSILCLAVFSLLLVIRHQKKHKHDAECEEKIPLEVTPVHHL from the exons ATGTTCCATTTCAAGATCGTTTTTAGACGACAAAGCTTTAAGACTCGAATTGGGTTTGACAGCATGTTCTTCTATATCCTCG TGTTTTTCAGACTCTGCAGTTGCGCATCCATAGATTTACACGAAGGCGATACACCTAGATCAGTTGGCACATACAGCTCTGGAAGTGACAGACGGACTACACTTGGAGTTGAAATGTACCGTTCGGAAGGTTATGAGACCGAAACTGATTATCGGGCTGTCCCAACTG CTCACACTGTAGAAATGAGGACCACAGACAGGACAAATTACCTAAGTAATCCCTGTCTGGATACTGATAAGAATTTATGCATTTACGGAACCTGTCAGTACCACTGGGAACTGAATGAGACATACTGCAA ATGTCAGCCAGGTTTCAGTGGAATGAGATGTCACCACATCATTATGGAAATGACCAAGCAAACACATGGTTATGACCTGACAACAGTCCTACCTATAATCGCAGTGGCCCTCTCCATTCTATGCCTGGCTGTCTTCAGCCTTTTGCTGGTGATCAG ACatcaaaagaaacacaaacatgatgcAGAGTGTGAGGAAAAAATTCCTCTTGAAGTGACCCCAGTCCACCACCTCTGA
- the hnrnph1l gene encoding heterogeneous nuclear ribonucleoprotein H1, like, with translation MADEGFVVRVRGLPWSSSVDEVSRFFSGNDCKVANNGTAINFTYTREGRPSGEAFVELETEDDLKIALKKDRESMGHRYVEVFKSNNVEMDWVMKHTGPSCPETDGDGLVRLRGLPFGCSKEEIVQFFAGLEIVPNGITLPVDFQGRSTGEAFVQFASQDIAEKALKKHKERIGHRYIEIFKSSRAEVRTNYEPPRKAMGGMQRPSPYDRPSGGGGGGGGGGGGRGYNGMSRGGSFDRMRRGGYGGDGRYSEGGGSTFHSTTGHCVHMRGLPYRASENDIYSFFSPLNPVRVHIEVGPDGRVTGEADVEFATHEDAVAAMSKDKASMQHRYIELFLNSTAGGSSGGYGSQMMGGMSSPSSYGHSSQQMSTGYQGGYSGQSSMGGYNDYSSQSGMNSSYYGGSRGSVGMNGMGAGWGM, from the exons ATGGCCGATGAGGGATTTGTTGTGCGGGTTCGTGGATTACCGTGGTCATCATCAGTGGATGAAGTCTCCAGGTTCTTCTCAGGAAATG ATTGTAAAGTGGCTAACAATGGCACAGCGATCAACTTTACCTATACCAGAGAAGGCCGGCCTAGTGGAGAGGCTTTTGTGGAGCTGGAAACGGAGGATGACTTGAAGATTGCTCTCAAAAAAGACAGGGAAAGCATGGGACACAGATATGTGGAGG TGTTTAAATCAAACAACGTCGAGATGGACTGGGTCATGAAGCATACTGGGCCTAGCTGCCCAGAGACTGATGGGGACGGGCTGGTGCGATTGCGTGGCCTGCCCTTTGGGTGCAGCAAAGAGGAGATTGTCCAATTCTTCGCAG GGTTGGAAATCGTGCCAAATGGGATAACATTGCCGGTGGACTTCCAGGGGAGGAGTACGGGGGAGGCCTTCGTGCAGTTTGCATCACAGGATATAGCTGAAAAGGCTCTAAAGAAACACAAGGAAAGAATAGGGCACAG GTATATTGAAATCTTCAAGAGTAGTCGTGCTGAGGTCCGAACAAATTACGAACCTCCCCGCAAAGCCATGGGCGGCATGCAGAGACCCAGCCCGTATGACCGGCccagcggcggcggtggtggcggaggcggcggcggtgggGGGCGAGGCTACAATGGCATGAGTCGAGGTGGCTCATTTGACAGGATGCGGCGTGGCGGCTATGGTGGAG ATGGGCGCTACAGTGAGGGAGGTGGCTCAACTTTCCACAGCACGACCGGTCATTGTGTGCATATGAGGGGACTACCATATCGAGCCTCAGAAAATGACATCTATAGT TTCTTCTCTCCACTCAACCCAGTGCGTGTGCACATTGAGGTTGGGCCTGATGGCAGGGTGACGGGGGAAGCAGACGTGGAGTTTGCTACACATGAGGATGCCGTGGCGGCCATGTCAAAAGACAAGGCCAGCATGC agCACCGTTATATTGAGCTGTTCCTAAACTcaacagcagggggcagcagtggAGGCTATGGCAGCCAAATGATGGGAGGAATGA GCAGCCCATCCTCTTACGGGCACAGTAGCCAACAGATGAGCACTGGATACCAAGGTGGCTATAGTGGTCAGTCCAGCATGGGCGGCTACAATGACTACA GTAGCCAGAGCGGAATGAACAGCAGCTACTATGGCGGCAGTCGGGGATCGGTCGGCATGAATGGCATGGGGGCAGGCTGGGGGATGTGA
- the slc9a6b gene encoding sodium/hydrogen exchanger 6b, which yields MGSETRSYISLEKNDFVVLFCMMTCLFHYVSCQTENTGMANVISERKAEEDHRQDSADLLIFIMLLTLTILTIWLFKHRRFRFLHETGLAMIYGLLVGVILRFGIHGQQDLNNVTLSCAMNASPATLLVNVSGHFYEYTLKGEVRETDGQDIPDAEMLKKVTFDPEIFFNILLPPIIFHAGYSLKRRHFFRNLGSILTYAFMGTAISCLVIGSLLYGFVAFMKAVGQIHGDFFFTDCLFFGAIISATDPVTVLAIFNELKVDVDLYALLFGESVLNDAVAIILSSSILAYQPAGDNHHTFDASAMLKSVGVFLGVFSGSFALGVVTGVMTSLVTKFTKLREFPLLETALFFLMSWSTFLLAEACGFTGVVAVVFCGMTQAHYTYNNLSDESKDRTKQLFELLNFLAENFIFSYMGLTLFSFQYHVFNPLFILGAFIAVFLGRAANIYPLSFLLNLGRKNKISSNFQHVMMFSGLRGAMAFALAIRDTSTYARRMTFSSTLLIVFFTVWVCGGGTTPMLSFMNIRVGVDSDQDNPLTAGVDGTESRGVRHEGAWPFRMWHSFDHKYLKPFLTHSGPPLTTSLPACCGSLARCLTTTQAYQSEGDPHDEDSELIRNEGMGSPMYTDISISTVTRSSSSSHLYGPTVPSG from the exons ATGGGGTCTGAAACCAGAAGTTACATTTCTttggaaaaaaatgattttgtcGTTTTGTTTTGCATGATGACATGTCTGTTTCATTATGTAAGTTGTCAAACCGAGAACACCGGTATGGCCAATGTAATAtcagaaagaaaggcagaagaAGACCACAGGCAGGACAGTGCCGATCTTCTCATTTTTATTATGCTTCTAACGCTAACAATTTTAACAATATGGCTCTTCAAGCATCGACGTTTCAGGTTTTTACATGAAACAGGACTGGCAATGATTTATG GCCTGTTGGTTGGTGTGATACTACGTTTTGGGATCCATGGGCAACAGGATCTTAACAATGTCACTTTGAGCTGTGCCATGAATGCCAGTCCAGCCACCTTACTGGTCAATGTCAGTGGTCACTTTTACGAGTACACACTGAAGGGTGAAGTAAGAGAAACTGATGGTCAGGACATCCCAGATGCTGAAATGCTGAAGAAG GTCACCTTTGACCCAGAGATTTTCTTCAATATCCTGCTGCCCCCTATAATCTTTCATGCAGGCTACAGCCTCAAAAGG AGGCATTTCTTTAGAAACCTGGGCTCCATTCTCACCTATGCTTTTATGGGCACAGCCATCTCATGCCTTGTTATTGG GTCGTTACTGTATGGCTTTGTTGCTTTTATGAAAGCTGTAGGTCAAATTCATGGGGACTTTTTCTTCACTGATTGCCTTTTCTTTGGTGCCATAATCTCTGCCACAGACCCAG tgaCAGTTCTTGCCATATTTAATGAGCTGAAGGTGGACGTGGACCTTTATGCACTGCTGTTCGGGGAGAGTGTTCTCAATGATGCTGTGGCCATCATTCTGTCCTC ATCTATTCTAGCTTACCAGCCGGCAGGAGATAACCACCACACATTCGATGCTAGCGCCATGTTGAAGTCTGTGGGTGTGTTCCTGGGTGTCTTCAGTGGGTCATTCGCCCTTGGAGTGGTCACTGGCGTTATGACCTCCCTC GTCACTAAATTCACCAAGTTGCGTGAGTTCCCCCTGCTGGAGACagcactcttcttcctcatgtCCTGGAGCACCTTCCTGCTGGCCGAGGCCTGTGGATTTACAG GTGTTGTGGCTGTGGTGTTCTGTGGAATGACTCAGGCCCACTACACCTACAATAACCTTTCAGATGAGTCTAAGGACAGGACCAAACAG ctCTTTGAGTTGCTGAATTTTCTGGCTGAAAATTTCATCTTCTCCTACATGGGGTTGACCTTATTCTCCTTCCAGTACCACGTATTCAACCCCCTGTTCATACTGGGAGCATTC ATTGCTGTGTTTCTTGGCCGGGCAGCAAATATCtaccccctctccttcctgctcAACCTGGGCCGCAAAAACAAGATCAGTTCCAATTTCCAGCATGTCATGATGTTTTCGG GTCTGCGTGGGGCTATGGCGTTCGCCCTCGCCATCCGGGACACGTCAACGTATGCCCGGCGGATGACGTTCTCCAGCACCCTCCTCATTGTCTTCTtcacagtgtgggtgtgtgggggtggcaCCACACCGATGCTGTCCTTCATGAACATCCG TGTTGGAGTGGATTCAGACCAAGATAATCCT CTGACAGCTGGTGTGGACGGGACAGAAAGTAGGGGTGTCAGACACGAAGGAGCTTGGCCCTTTAGAATGTGGCACTCCTTTGACCACAA ATACCTGAAGCCATTCCTGACTCACAGTGGACCCCCACTCACCACTTCTCTGCCAGCATGCTGTGGGTCTCTGGCACGCTGCCTCACCACCACACAGGCCTACCAG AGTGAAGGTGACCCGCATGATGAGGACTCAGAGCTGATTAGGAATGAGGGCATGGGCAGCCCCATGTACACCGATATATCCATCAGCACGGTTACAAGAAGCAGCTCCTCCAGCCACTTATATGGACCCACAGTACCCTCTGGTTAA
- the fhl1b gene encoding four and a half LIM domains protein 1b has protein sequence MTDRFDCFYCRDDLNGKKYIKKEEKPVCMHCFEKFCANTCAECRRPIGADAKELHHKSRYWHEACFRCAKCYKPLAKESFSTKDDRIMCGKCSSREDAPRCHCCYKPILAGSENVDYKGNVWHEDCFTCYQCKQPIRSQSFMTKNDNVYCTHCHEKKFAKHCFSCKQAITTGGVNYQDQPWHSECFVCTKCRKPLAGTRFTSHEEKAFCVDCYKTTVAKKCTGCHNPITGFGKATNVVNYEGGAWHEYCFNCQKCSINLADKRFIAEAGSIYCSDCAKKL, from the exons ATGACAGACCGCTTTGACTGTTTCTACTGCCGCGACGACCTGAACGGCAAGAAGTACAtcaagaaggaggagaagccCGTGTGCATGCACTGCTTCGAGAAGTTCTGCGCCAACACTTGTGCAGAGTGCCGCCGCCCCATCGGGGCCGACGCGAAG GAGCTGCACCACAAGAGCCGGTACTGGCATGAAGCTTGCTTCCGCTGCGCCAAATGCTACAAGCCCCTGGCGAAGGAGTCCTTCAGCACCAAGGATGACCGGATCATGTGTGGTAAATGCAGCTCCCGTGAGGATGCACCACGTTGCCATTGCTGCTACAAACCCATACTGGCAG GCTCTGAGAACGTGGACTATAAGGGTAACGTGTGGCATGAGGACTGTTTCACCTGCTACCAGTGTAAACAGCCAATCCGCTCCCAGAGCTTCATGACCAAGAACGACAACGTGTACTGTACCCACTGTCACGAGAAGAAGTTTGCAAAGCATTGCTTCAGCTGTAAGCag GCCATCACCACTGGAGGGGTGAACTACCAGGACCAGCCCTGGCATTCGGAGTGTTTCGTCTGCACCAAGTGCAGGAAGCCACTGGCTGGCACCCGCTTCACCTCCCACGAGGAGAAGGCCTTCTGTGTGGACTGCTACAAGACCACTGTGGCAAAGAAATGCACAGGATGCCACAATCCCATCACAG GGTTTGGTAAAGCCACTAACGTAGTGAACTATGAGGGAGGCGCATGGCACGAGTACTGCTTCAACTGCCAGAAGTGCTCCATAAACCTGGCCGACAAGCGTTTCATCGCTGAGGCCGGCTCCATCTACTGCTCCGACTGTGCCAAGAAGCTGTGA